In the Gorilla gorilla gorilla isolate KB3781 chromosome 10, NHGRI_mGorGor1-v2.1_pri, whole genome shotgun sequence genome, one interval contains:
- the APOBEC1 gene encoding C->U-editing enzyme APOBEC-1 isoform X2, which yields MTSEKGPSTGDPTLRRRIEPWEFDVFYDPRELRKEACLLYEIKWGMSRKIWRSSGKNTTNHVEVNFIKKFTSERHFHPSISCSITWFLSWSPCWECSQAIREFLSQHPGVTLVIYVARLFWHMDQQNRQGLRDLVNSGVTIQIMRASEYYHCWRNFVNYPPGDEAHWPQYPPLWMMLYALELHCIILSLPPCLKISRRWQNHLTFFRLHLQNCHYQMIPPHILLATGLIHPSVAWR from the exons GAGAAGAATCGAACCCTGGGAGTTTGACGTCTTCTATGACCCCAGAGAACTTCGTAAAGAGGCCTGTCTGCTCTATGAAATCAAGTGGGGCATGAGCCGGAAGATCTGGCGAAGCTCAGGCAAAAACACCACCAATCACGTGGaagttaattttataaaaaaatttacgTCAGAAAGACATTTTCACCCATCCATCAGCTGCTCCATCACCTGGTTCTTGTCCTGGAGTCCTTGCTGGGAATGCTCCCAGGCTATTAGAGAGTTTCTGAGTCAGCACCCTGGTGTGACTCTAGTGATCTACGTAGCTCGGCTTTTTTGGCACATGGATCAACAAAATCGGCAAGGTCTCAGGGACCTTGTTAACAGTGGAGTAACTATTCAGATTATGAGAGCATCAG AGTATTATCACTGCTGGAGGAATTTTGTCAACTACCCACCTGGGGATGAAGCTCACTGGCCACAATACCCACCTCTGTGGATGATGTTGTACGCACTGGAGCTGCACTGCATAATTCTA AGTCTTCCACCCTGTTTAAAGATTTCAAGAAGATGGCAAAATCATCTTACATTTTTCAGACTTCATCTTCAAAACTGCCATTACCAAATGATTCCGCCACACATCCTTTTAGCTACAGGGCTGATACATCCTTCTGTGGCTTGGAGATGA